In Paenibacillus kyungheensis, the following are encoded in one genomic region:
- a CDS encoding biotin transporter BioY yields the protein MTTKEMVYAALFAALISVLALVPPIPLGFIPVPITVQTLGVMIAGAFLGKKISGISLILFLVLVAIGLPVLPGGRAGLSVLVGPTGGYLLSWPIAAFCIGYATEKVWGSLKVWKMIVIHIVFGVLLINVIGAPFMAFITNTSVWAGLVGGVAFLPGDCIKAVIAAIIVWQLKAISPIEARANR from the coding sequence ATGACAACAAAAGAAATGGTATACGCGGCTTTATTTGCTGCACTTATTAGCGTATTAGCTTTGGTTCCACCGATTCCTTTAGGGTTTATTCCAGTGCCAATTACTGTACAGACTCTTGGAGTTATGATAGCTGGAGCATTTTTAGGTAAAAAGATTAGCGGTATTAGTTTAATCCTATTTCTTGTATTGGTTGCTATCGGACTACCTGTATTACCAGGCGGTCGTGCAGGACTATCTGTATTAGTAGGGCCTACGGGTGGCTATCTATTAAGCTGGCCGATTGCGGCTTTTTGTATCGGCTATGCAACAGAAAAGGTATGGGGAAGTCTAAAAGTATGGAAAATGATTGTGATTCATATCGTTTTTGGGGTGTTGTTAATCAATGTAATTGGTGCTCCTTTTATGGCGTTCATAACGAATACTTCTGTATGGGCAGGGCTTGTAGGAGGCGTAGCCTTTTTACCAGGAGATTGTATCAAAGCTGTAATTGCCGCTATCATTGTATGGCAATTAAAAGCAATTAGTCCTATCGAAGCAAGGGCGAATCGTTAA
- a CDS encoding energy-coupling factor transporter ATPase: MLRLNHVHFYYKKGRPVLDDISLTIQQGEFVAIVGANGCGKSTIAKLIDGLVVPKQGTVHWNEWDTSKPDELAEIRQQIGYIFQNPEDQFITTTVMDEVLFGLENIALPRAEMQPRVQEALQAVQMESYVDAQPHQLSGGQKQRVAIAAILAMRPQMIIFDEATSMLDPQGREQILAIMHQLHQQGITIIHITHHMDEVLTAQRVLLIDQGRLVFDGAPASFFDEIPVNDYQLQLPFAVQVHRQLQLTTPMATDWKEAIRRQWSINSNT; this comes from the coding sequence ATGCTTAGATTGAATCATGTTCATTTTTATTATAAAAAAGGTCGACCTGTTCTCGACGATATAAGTTTGACTATTCAGCAAGGTGAATTTGTAGCAATCGTGGGGGCAAATGGCTGTGGCAAGTCGACTATCGCCAAGTTAATTGATGGCTTGGTTGTACCAAAACAGGGAACTGTACATTGGAATGAATGGGATACGTCCAAGCCAGATGAACTAGCAGAGATCAGGCAACAGATCGGCTATATTTTTCAAAATCCAGAAGATCAATTTATCACCACAACTGTGATGGATGAAGTGTTATTTGGCTTAGAAAATATAGCGTTACCCCGCGCTGAGATGCAACCTCGTGTACAAGAAGCATTACAAGCAGTACAGATGGAATCTTATGTTGATGCACAACCTCATCAATTATCTGGAGGGCAAAAGCAACGGGTAGCGATAGCCGCGATATTAGCGATGCGTCCGCAGATGATTATTTTCGATGAAGCAACGTCAATGCTTGATCCGCAGGGGAGAGAGCAGATACTTGCGATTATGCATCAGCTCCATCAACAAGGAATTACGATTATTCATATTACACATCATATGGATGAAGTACTGACAGCACAGCGAGTATTGCTGATCGATCAAGGTCGATTGGTATTTGATGGAGCTCCTGCTTCTTTTTTTGACGAGATACCTGTAAATGATTATCAATTACAGCTTCCATTTGCTGTCCAGGTTCACCGTCAATTACAACTCACAACTCCTATGGCAACAGATTGGAAAGAGGCGATTCGTAGACAATGGTCTATCAACTCCAACACGTAA
- a CDS encoding ATP-binding cassette domain-containing protein has protein sequence MVYQLQHVSVRYQEQDALRDTHCTIEAGKWISVIGQTGAGKSTLVQVLKGLIPVIQGEYLIDYQAVSRDARGRLQVRPEIGYVFQYPEHQLFEITVARELAFAPRQQGWSTSHIQQKIAEILPQIGLSEDVLELAPFQLSGGQKRRVALASILMMDPQVLIVDEPTAGLDPIGRATLLQYLHQWQQQNNRTLILVSHHLDDVAQYSDEIILMHQGVLIGQYDPVTLLIEQSHLLEQHGLILPESIQLLQLIEQCYGQKIEVDSCREEDIFARILPIWHRKEQSYD, from the coding sequence ATGGTCTATCAACTCCAACACGTAAGTGTACGTTATCAGGAACAGGATGCGCTACGAGATACTCATTGTACGATTGAAGCGGGCAAATGGATTTCAGTGATTGGACAGACAGGCGCAGGCAAGTCCACACTGGTGCAAGTATTGAAAGGATTAATTCCTGTTATTCAAGGAGAATATCTGATAGATTATCAAGCGGTATCAAGAGATGCCAGAGGACGATTACAAGTCCGACCAGAGATTGGTTATGTGTTTCAATATCCGGAGCATCAATTATTTGAGATTACTGTAGCTAGAGAATTAGCTTTTGCACCAAGACAGCAAGGATGGTCGACTTCGCATATTCAGCAAAAGATCGCAGAGATTTTGCCTCAAATCGGTCTGTCTGAAGATGTTCTAGAGCTAGCTCCTTTTCAATTAAGTGGCGGGCAAAAAAGACGTGTAGCGCTTGCTTCGATTTTGATGATGGATCCGCAAGTGCTGATTGTCGATGAACCTACCGCAGGTCTTGATCCGATAGGTCGAGCAACGTTGTTACAGTATTTGCACCAATGGCAACAGCAAAATAATCGTACACTTATTCTGGTATCGCATCATCTGGACGATGTGGCTCAATATTCAGATGAGATTATATTGATGCATCAAGGTGTATTGATAGGTCAGTATGATCCGGTTACTTTGTTGATTGAACAGTCGCATCTATTAGAACAACATGGACTGATATTGCCAGAATCGATTCAGTTACTTCAGTTAATCGAACAATGTTATGGACAGAAGATTGAGGTAGATAGTTGTCGGGAAGAAGATATTTTCGCCCGCATCTTACCGATCTGGCATCGAAAGGAACAGAGTTATGACTAA
- a CDS encoding energy-coupling factor transporter transmembrane component T family protein, translating to MTNQVLIGQYIETHSVFHRLDPRIKLISLLILMLSFISLHTGISYLIASVFVIGLVYLTRIPVVVFWRGLKPLWIILLFTFAYHLLFTQGHIIWSWGWLEITTEGLQNGGRFVWRIVLLILLAAILTLTTQPLTLAYGLQKLMSPLSKLNVPVEQFSLMIVIAIRFIPTILEELERILLAQKARGYDITTLRFPQRILAYIPILVPLLFTIVQRAEHLSDAIDARAYGNGKGRTSYRQLHLQSIDYIVIGIAIVFAVSLLLLNIMNR from the coding sequence ATGACTAATCAGGTGCTTATCGGTCAATATATAGAGACGCATTCGGTATTTCATCGCTTAGATCCACGAATCAAATTAATCAGTTTGTTGATACTGATGCTGAGTTTTATCAGTCTGCATACAGGGATTAGCTATCTGATTGCCAGTGTATTTGTTATCGGATTAGTATATTTAACTCGTATTCCGGTTGTGGTGTTTTGGCGTGGATTGAAGCCGTTATGGATCATTTTATTATTTACGTTTGCATATCATCTGTTATTCACACAAGGGCATATCATCTGGTCATGGGGATGGCTTGAGATTACGACAGAAGGGTTACAGAATGGAGGACGGTTTGTATGGCGAATAGTCTTACTGATCTTACTTGCGGCTATATTGACGCTGACTACCCAACCTTTAACATTGGCATATGGTCTACAAAAATTAATGTCGCCACTGTCTAAGCTAAACGTACCTGTGGAACAATTTTCGCTTATGATTGTGATTGCTATTCGATTTATTCCGACTATTCTAGAAGAATTGGAACGTATTTTGCTAGCTCAAAAAGCAAGAGGATACGATATAACAACACTGCGATTCCCACAACGCATACTAGCGTATATCCCTATTCTAGTTCCGCTTCTATTTACTATTGTTCAACGTGCTGAACATCTAAGCGATGCAATCGATGCACGTGCTTATGGGAATGGTAAAGGAAGAACATCGTATCGACAACTTCACTTGCAATCTATTGATTACATAGTGATCGGTATCGCCATCGTATTTGCGGTAAGTCTGTTATTATTAAATATAATGAATAGATAG
- a CDS encoding NAD(P)H-dependent flavin oxidoreductase, whose translation MNWKTRITELLQIEYPIIEGGLAYLGYSDLAAAVCNAGGLGQITAMSLPDAEALREDIRRLRTLTDKPFGVNFAIGQYGFGYEDRVQVAINEQVPVVTITGGNPAPVLDMLRPTDIKTLVLVSSPRQAQKAEQLGADAVIVVGQEGGGHLGIDDVGTMVLVPQVVDAVKIPVVASGGIGDGRGWMAAHALGAEGIEMGTRFIATVECIHASPSYKKALVDSAASDTVIIKRSIKAPARVLRTDYTNQILQVEQVTPTYEALKSYISGEANKRWIYDDQPEQGFAWAGQVIGLIKDIPTVSELIQRMTQEAQDIRQKWST comes from the coding sequence ATGAACTGGAAAACAAGAATCACAGAGTTATTGCAAATCGAATATCCGATTATCGAAGGAGGACTGGCGTATCTAGGTTATTCTGATCTAGCTGCTGCGGTCTGTAATGCAGGAGGACTCGGGCAGATCACAGCGATGAGCCTGCCAGATGCCGAAGCGTTACGCGAAGATATTCGTCGTCTGCGTACCTTAACGGATAAGCCGTTTGGTGTGAATTTTGCGATAGGACAATATGGATTCGGCTATGAAGATCGAGTGCAGGTCGCTATTAATGAACAAGTACCGGTAGTGACCATTACAGGGGGTAACCCGGCACCGGTGCTTGACATGTTACGACCAACAGACATCAAAACATTAGTGCTAGTCTCTTCACCTAGACAAGCTCAAAAAGCCGAGCAACTGGGCGCTGACGCTGTCATTGTCGTTGGACAAGAAGGAGGCGGACATCTAGGTATTGATGATGTCGGCACTATGGTACTGGTGCCTCAAGTGGTTGATGCTGTGAAGATTCCGGTGGTTGCTTCAGGAGGAATCGGAGACGGACGTGGATGGATGGCAGCTCATGCGCTGGGCGCAGAAGGTATTGAAATGGGTACACGCTTTATCGCTACAGTCGAATGTATCCATGCTTCACCTTCATACAAAAAAGCACTGGTCGATAGCGCCGCATCCGATACCGTTATTATCAAACGCTCTATCAAAGCACCAGCCAGAGTATTACGAACTGACTATACCAATCAAATTCTACAGGTTGAACAAGTCACACCAACCTACGAAGCGTTAAAATCCTATATCAGCGGAGAAGCCAACAAACGCTGGATCTACGACGACCAACCTGAACAAGGATTCGCATGGGCAGGACAAGTCATCGGTCTCATCAAAGATATCCCAACCGTCTCTGAACTCATCCAACGAATGACCCAAGAAGCCCAAGATATCCGCCAAAAGTGGTCAACATAA
- a CDS encoding MarR family winged helix-turn-helix transcriptional regulator — protein sequence MINMSMNDTEQSMHLYRVFAKAFKSLSEHAVAGSKIEGFNSTAFAVMEVLYFKSAQPIQQIGAKLLLQSGNVTYVIDKLEHSGLLRRHPCPTDRRVIYAELTDVGRAVMDDIYPKYEERLNYALSGLNFQEKEQMIFLLKKLGMEAERLSPAMRK from the coding sequence ATGATTAATATGTCCATGAATGATACTGAACAATCGATGCATCTTTACCGCGTTTTTGCTAAAGCTTTTAAAAGTTTGAGTGAACATGCTGTAGCAGGAAGCAAAATTGAAGGCTTCAACTCTACTGCTTTTGCTGTAATGGAAGTTCTTTATTTTAAAAGCGCCCAACCGATTCAACAAATTGGTGCTAAATTATTACTACAAAGTGGTAATGTTACTTATGTGATCGACAAGTTAGAACACAGCGGCTTGTTACGTCGCCATCCTTGCCCTACCGATCGTCGCGTAATCTATGCTGAATTGACTGATGTAGGACGCGCTGTGATGGATGATATTTATCCAAAATACGAAGAACGTCTGAACTATGCGCTAAGTGGTCTGAATTTCCAAGAGAAAGAACAAATGATTTTCTTACTTAAAAAATTAGGTATGGAAGCAGAACGTTTGTCTCCTGCTATGCGTAAATAA
- a CDS encoding glycerophosphodiester phosphodiesterase family protein, translated as MGNHTATPRKQPFESSLTEILSSFWDHNGRVMMTVHRGNWKQAPENSLAAIQYSIVAGADMIEIDVQQTSDGVLILMHDETVDRMTNGTGAIREMTFRQLRELRLRRYQGGANQPLTNYSIPTLEEILILTKNKVMINLDKCWDYREQVYEVLQRTGTVSQALFKSTASPEEVHAFLNNKLEQPLYMQILDDSNPEMVNEIDYICAMVHPQAFEICFEYEEYERISIEVLERIKQNGCRIWTNTMWDSICGGHSDIISRVDVSEGWGWHIERGVNMIQTDDPEGLYAYLNE; from the coding sequence ATGGGAAATCATACAGCTACGCCGAGAAAACAACCTTTCGAATCTTCGTTAACAGAGATTTTGTCTAGTTTTTGGGATCATAATGGTCGTGTGATGATGACGGTGCATCGAGGAAATTGGAAGCAAGCGCCCGAAAATTCATTAGCAGCGATTCAATATTCAATCGTAGCTGGAGCAGATATGATAGAGATCGATGTTCAACAGACATCAGATGGTGTCTTAATTTTGATGCATGATGAGACTGTAGATCGAATGACCAATGGAACAGGTGCTATTCGTGAAATGACTTTTCGACAGTTACGCGAATTACGCTTACGTCGGTATCAAGGTGGAGCCAATCAACCTTTAACCAATTACAGTATTCCTACATTAGAAGAAATTTTAATTTTAACCAAAAATAAAGTAATGATTAATTTGGATAAATGTTGGGATTATCGGGAACAAGTATATGAAGTGTTACAACGCACAGGTACTGTATCGCAAGCATTATTCAAAAGCACAGCCAGTCCAGAAGAAGTACACGCATTTCTAAACAATAAATTAGAACAGCCATTGTATATGCAGATTCTTGATGATTCTAACCCTGAGATGGTTAATGAGATTGATTATATTTGTGCTATGGTACATCCGCAAGCGTTTGAGATTTGTTTTGAATATGAAGAGTATGAGCGTATCTCTATAGAAGTACTAGAACGAATCAAGCAAAATGGTTGCCGAATTTGGACGAATACGATGTGGGATTCGATCTGTGGCGGGCATTCCGATATTATTTCGAGAGTAGACGTATCCGAAGGATGGGGTTGGCATATTGAGCGCGGTGTGAATATGATTCAGACGGATGATCCCGAAGGATTGTATGCTTATCTGAATGAATAG
- a CDS encoding NAD(P)/FAD-dependent oxidoreductase, with translation MIYDIIVIGGGSAGLMASVAASEDGARVLLVDKGNKLGRKLGISGGGRCNVTNAKEIDDLIKYIPGNGRFLYSALANFSNRDIMSFFENMGIQLKEEDNGRMFPVSDKAKTVVDALVNKVRSQGVDIRTNSPVDEVLYDQGQVVGVRLRSGEVFKSKAVIIAVGGKSVPQTGSEGDGYAWAEQAGHTITDLYPTEVPMTSPEPFIQSKELQGLSLRDIGLTVWNPKGKKLIYHDGDMIFTHFGISGPTALRCSQYVVKALKKFPVTSIMVTLDLFPAKSVDEVYQETLALAETDSKKAIKNVLKGYLPERMIPIILSKSGLADDITFYNIPRQLWLEMAKLIKAFPIAMHGTLSIKEAFVTGGGVNLKEVDPKTMESKLMNGLYFCGEVLDIHGYTGGYNITAAFTTGYNAGKSAALQASFV, from the coding sequence TTGATATACGATATTATAGTTATTGGTGGCGGTTCAGCCGGGTTGATGGCAAGCGTCGCAGCAAGTGAAGATGGTGCTCGGGTATTACTGGTTGATAAAGGAAATAAATTAGGACGCAAACTCGGTATTTCTGGTGGTGGACGTTGTAATGTCACTAACGCTAAAGAAATCGACGACTTGATCAAATACATTCCGGGTAACGGACGTTTTTTATACAGTGCTCTCGCTAATTTTAGCAACCGTGATATTATGAGCTTTTTTGAAAATATGGGTATTCAACTTAAAGAAGAAGATAACGGCAGAATGTTTCCCGTATCTGACAAAGCCAAAACTGTTGTTGATGCTCTGGTCAACAAAGTTCGTTCGCAAGGAGTCGATATTCGCACCAATAGCCCTGTTGATGAAGTTCTCTATGATCAAGGGCAAGTGGTTGGCGTACGGCTTCGTTCTGGTGAAGTATTTAAAAGTAAAGCAGTTATTATTGCAGTCGGCGGTAAGTCTGTACCTCAGACCGGTTCTGAAGGCGATGGTTATGCCTGGGCAGAACAAGCAGGTCATACGATTACTGACCTCTATCCTACTGAAGTTCCGATGACTTCACCAGAACCTTTTATTCAGAGCAAAGAATTACAAGGATTATCTTTACGTGATATCGGCTTAACCGTCTGGAATCCGAAGGGCAAAAAGCTGATCTATCATGATGGGGATATGATATTTACCCATTTCGGGATATCTGGCCCTACCGCTCTAAGATGTAGTCAATATGTGGTCAAAGCACTCAAAAAATTCCCGGTAACTTCGATTATGGTGACACTGGATTTATTTCCTGCTAAATCGGTAGATGAAGTATATCAAGAAACATTGGCTTTAGCAGAGACCGATTCCAAAAAAGCGATCAAAAATGTGCTCAAAGGCTATCTACCCGAGCGGATGATTCCTATTATTTTGAGCAAATCAGGATTAGCTGACGATATTACGTTCTATAATATTCCTCGTCAATTATGGTTGGAGATGGCTAAATTAATCAAAGCATTTCCAATCGCTATGCATGGTACACTATCGATCAAAGAAGCTTTTGTAACAGGTGGCGGTGTCAATCTAAAAGAAGTTGATCCCAAAACGATGGAATCCAAACTGATGAATGGGCTATATTTTTGCGGTGAAGTGCTAGATATCCATGGCTATACCGGTGGATATAATATTACCGCTGCTTTTACAACAGGTTATAACGCAGGCAAAAGTGCAGCGCTTCAAGCTAGCTTTGTATAA
- a CDS encoding two-component system sensor histidine kinase NtrB, protein MLAVGSAVFFFLGVIERSGYDSLHNGRLAWRGYSPVVVFSFAISIMICWFFSIYSASPYALHMGVVSLIVGVMYIGPLRGMVLLGLGIIMYFLFNDRWSWTGLLIDTGLLLFPFICILSLRFRTATLKVKRLFVAILILLSAVLSMIISTLSENTLPMNTQLWIIVVMIVVAALGAGDYCVQAIERIIEKKQLNRQMLRLSNKFITEAEKLRQIMNVAPLIITSLDEDGRITAINASALQLIKRSIPDLTLESAIGLHLTDLKKEDITPGLYEIIILIKAAQSGQETINKLLRLGYGSFYVNIVPLFTPSEELSGVVILSQDTTEIEQLRNELNHVEQLSLVGKMAASITHEIRNPMAVVRGFLQLMQEKSPPSLDHYYVIVMDELDRANSIINDFLSLAQNRVVEKQRIHLHSIIEELLPLLWADANLRGQSIVFVQGANIPELNLNSKEIKQLILNLARNGMEAMEDKGELTIETHSNGNEVTMSIQDTGPGISPDKLEKLFEPFYTTKSKGTGLGLSLCLSIVERHHGRIQVESQQGIKTTFIVTFDSAYDQID, encoded by the coding sequence ATGTTGGCTGTAGGATCTGCTGTTTTTTTCTTTTTGGGAGTAATTGAACGCAGTGGTTACGATTCCTTGCATAATGGGCGATTAGCATGGCGTGGGTATTCTCCTGTTGTCGTGTTTTCTTTCGCCATCAGTATAATGATTTGTTGGTTTTTCTCAATATATAGTGCATCTCCGTACGCTCTTCATATGGGCGTTGTTTCATTGATTGTAGGAGTGATGTATATAGGGCCTCTTCGAGGGATGGTATTGCTAGGTCTGGGTATTATTATGTACTTTTTGTTTAACGATCGTTGGAGTTGGACAGGATTACTGATTGATACCGGATTATTATTGTTTCCATTTATCTGTATTCTTTCTTTACGTTTTCGTACAGCTACTTTAAAAGTAAAACGCTTATTTGTCGCCATATTGATTTTGTTAAGCGCTGTATTATCTATGATAATTTCAACATTGAGTGAAAATACATTACCGATGAACACGCAACTGTGGATTATTGTTGTAATGATTGTTGTAGCAGCATTGGGTGCAGGCGATTATTGCGTGCAAGCGATTGAACGTATTATAGAGAAGAAGCAATTGAACCGACAAATGCTTCGTTTATCGAATAAATTTATTACTGAAGCTGAAAAGTTACGTCAGATTATGAATGTAGCCCCTTTAATTATTACATCTTTAGATGAAGATGGACGAATCACAGCTATTAATGCGAGTGCTCTGCAATTGATAAAACGTTCAATTCCTGATCTTACATTAGAGTCTGCGATTGGCTTACATCTTACAGATTTAAAAAAAGAAGATATTACACCAGGTCTGTACGAGATCATTATACTAATCAAGGCAGCACAATCCGGACAAGAAACGATTAACAAATTACTTCGTCTAGGGTATGGTTCATTTTATGTCAATATTGTACCGCTATTTACGCCTTCAGAAGAGTTATCCGGTGTGGTGATATTGAGTCAGGATACAACAGAGATTGAGCAATTACGCAATGAACTGAATCATGTAGAGCAATTGAGTCTAGTCGGCAAAATGGCGGCTAGTATCACACATGAAATTCGCAATCCTATGGCGGTCGTTCGAGGCTTTTTACAGTTGATGCAAGAAAAGAGCCCGCCTTCTCTAGATCATTATTATGTGATTGTGATGGATGAACTGGATCGGGCGAATAGCATTATTAACGATTTTTTATCATTAGCCCAGAATCGTGTAGTAGAGAAGCAACGGATTCATTTACATTCTATTATAGAAGAATTGCTTCCGTTATTATGGGCAGATGCGAATCTACGCGGACAAAGTATTGTATTCGTACAGGGTGCTAATATTCCTGAATTGAATTTGAATTCAAAAGAAATCAAGCAACTGATTTTGAATTTAGCACGTAATGGGATGGAAGCGATGGAGGATAAAGGTGAGTTAACGATAGAGACTCACAGTAACGGCAATGAAGTCACGATGAGTATTCAAGACACAGGGCCAGGTATTTCTCCAGACAAGCTAGAAAAGCTATTTGAGCCTTTTTATACTACCAAATCAAAAGGGACTGGTCTGGGATTATCGCTGTGCTTGAGTATTGTCGAACGTCATCATGGACGGATTCAGGTGGAATCGCAACAAGGAATCAAAACAACCTTTATCGTTACATTTGATTCTGCATACGATCAGATCGATTAA
- a CDS encoding BrxA/BrxB family bacilliredoxin produces MSMSFDQYMRDMVQPMRDELTTLGITELRTPEEVEAHLPDQKGTTLVVVNSVCGCAAGQCRPGVAQALQNELKPDHLYTVFAGQDKEATAKAREYFAPFPPSSPSIALMKDGELVHFIERHQIENNSAEDIAYALNDAFEKYCL; encoded by the coding sequence ATGTCAATGTCTTTTGATCAATATATGAGAGATATGGTTCAACCGATGCGGGATGAACTTACTACACTAGGTATTACGGAGCTTCGTACTCCAGAAGAAGTAGAAGCACATCTTCCTGATCAAAAAGGAACAACACTGGTTGTCGTGAACTCAGTATGCGGATGCGCAGCAGGTCAATGTCGTCCAGGCGTTGCTCAAGCCCTACAAAATGAATTGAAACCGGATCATTTGTATACGGTATTTGCAGGACAAGATAAAGAAGCAACAGCCAAAGCACGCGAATATTTCGCACCGTTCCCACCGTCTTCGCCTTCGATTGCTTTGATGAAAGATGGAGAATTAGTCCACTTTATCGAGCGTCACCAGATTGAAAACAACTCGGCAGAAGATATTGCTTATGCATTGAATGATGCATTTGAAAAATATTGCCTGTAA
- the nadE gene encoding ammonia-dependent NAD(+) synthetase: MSIQQQIIDDLRVQPTIEPDAEIRKRVDFLKSYIQKSGTQGLLIAISGGIDSAVAAGLCKQATDELSESTGKKYMTLGVYQPYGQQSDIADSYAVAEAFKLEHTVETDVQSGVDAITDLVNKVLPSIDIQDPITPQAKGNIKARTRMVTQYALANELNLLVVGTDHASEAITGFFTKYGDGAVDITPLSTLNKRQVRQLATHMAVPQSILDKAPSAGLWEDQTDEDELGITYNDNSDYLEGKTIDPVAAERLESYYKRTAHKRDPIPGI; the protein is encoded by the coding sequence ATGAGTATACAACAGCAAATTATTGATGATTTACGCGTTCAACCAACGATTGAACCCGATGCAGAGATTCGCAAGCGTGTTGATTTTCTCAAATCCTATATTCAAAAATCAGGTACACAAGGTCTACTGATTGCGATTAGTGGTGGAATTGACAGTGCTGTTGCGGCGGGTCTGTGCAAACAAGCGACTGATGAATTGAGCGAGTCTACAGGTAAAAAATACATGACACTTGGTGTATATCAACCTTATGGACAACAATCAGATATCGCTGATAGTTATGCAGTTGCTGAAGCATTCAAGCTTGAGCATACTGTCGAAACTGATGTACAAAGTGGTGTAGATGCGATTACAGATCTAGTGAATAAAGTATTGCCTAGTATCGATATCCAAGATCCAATCACTCCACAAGCTAAAGGAAATATCAAAGCAAGAACACGTATGGTCACTCAATATGCACTGGCAAATGAATTGAATTTGTTAGTAGTAGGAACCGATCATGCTTCTGAAGCAATCACAGGCTTTTTCACTAAATATGGTGATGGCGCTGTAGATATTACGCCGCTAAGTACACTAAACAAACGTCAAGTTCGTCAGTTAGCTACACATATGGCTGTTCCACAATCTATTCTGGATAAAGCTCCTTCTGCTGGATTATGGGAAGATCAGACAGATGAAGACGAATTAGGTATTACGTATAACGATAACAGCGACTATCTAGAAGGCAAAACAATAGATCCAGTAGCAGCAGAGCGTCTTGAAAGTTATTACAAACGCACTGCACACAAACGTGATCCGATTCCAGGTATCTAA
- a CDS encoding alpha/beta hydrolase family protein produces MSNSFTIPGADGAVIRCTRYPAKHEVRAVIIIAHGYKGFKDWGMFPYVAQQLSSIGDVITFNFSHNGIGEQPEEFTELELFAHNTYGFELEDLSNVTNYIKEQPEYQELPLFVLGHSRGGGTSLIHALDHPDQIAGVLSWNGISDLPSLFTTEQKKEMVTTGRSYITNARTGQQMPLDRSIIDDIEQHREQYDLLHRITEAALPIMLVQGTEDHPHLLEGSQALLNANPSINYVAIEGGNHMFNTVHPFVDSSPQLDQAIEASSTFIRSVIGSRLD; encoded by the coding sequence ATGTCTAATTCATTTACAATCCCCGGAGCAGACGGGGCAGTCATTCGTTGTACTCGCTACCCTGCTAAACATGAAGTACGAGCAGTGATAATTATCGCTCATGGGTATAAAGGATTCAAAGATTGGGGGATGTTCCCTTATGTTGCTCAGCAATTAAGCAGTATCGGCGATGTGATTACATTTAACTTTTCACATAATGGTATTGGCGAACAGCCAGAAGAATTTACCGAGCTTGAATTATTTGCTCATAATACGTATGGTTTTGAACTGGAAGATTTATCGAACGTGACGAATTATATAAAAGAACAACCTGAATATCAAGAATTGCCACTATTTGTGCTAGGACATAGTCGTGGAGGTGGAACCAGCCTTATTCATGCACTGGATCATCCAGATCAGATTGCAGGTGTATTATCATGGAATGGGATCAGTGATCTACCTAGCCTGTTCACTACTGAACAGAAAAAAGAAATGGTGACGACCGGCAGAAGCTATATTACCAATGCACGCACAGGTCAGCAGATGCCACTGGATCGTAGCATTATTGATGATATCGAGCAACATCGTGAACAATACGATCTACTTCATCGTATCACTGAAGCGGCTTTGCCGATTATGCTCGTGCAAGGCACAGAAGATCATCCGCATCTTCTTGAAGGATCACAAGCTTTGTTGAATGCCAATCCTTCGATTAATTATGTTGCTATTGAAGGTGGCAACCATATGTTTAATACGGTTCATCCTTTTGTTGATTCTTCTCCTCAACTGGATCAAGCCATCGAAGCAAGCAGTACATTTATTCGTAGCGTGATCGGTAGTCGTTTGGATTAA